A region of Anolis sagrei isolate rAnoSag1 chromosome 2, rAnoSag1.mat, whole genome shotgun sequence DNA encodes the following proteins:
- the RNF135 gene encoding E3 ubiquitin-protein ligase RNF135, whose amino-acid sequence MFRRIKETESPPQSLPPGAMADAAALHLDKNLQDELTCCLCLDFFRSPVLIPRCSHSFCRECISQHCQKMTGKASCPECRGKLHPRDLVDNRSLANIVEIVQQMKKAPRIWPRKAGYGQEGMAPTLREGQGSNGSAGPLCQLKDTVKLNELTQEIEKTLEAIASWNKDSAEMMDYVSLVKSSIVEAFNFVKTYINDQERMVLNVFEKEYVAAQQKRDTMNEQLTVRIDQLLVLQKDMMENTSLEEKVTIGDPIKVNEVTVSVQKINNIACTVEEFKRNLEKLVVGNNNPARPNEYMPGTSQSQMDIAEDEAATTSGSSQSQNSLPGSVCCSPVMPTDKPLPIVSSQFSQWAADVAFDLQRINTRLELSEDRRTVMVSRFPPNYEPSAKRFRTSQVMGSPGFSERCHYWEVSTRDATGWAIGLAHEEIGSNDKLGRTGLSWCIEWSNKRLSAWHGNRETHICQEKPLQVGVFLDIPRSCASFYSLTHEETCLHTFEINVARTVYPAFWIFGVDVGGSLTINNIRQC is encoded by the exons ATGTTCCGAAGGATAAAAGAAACTGAAAGTCCACCGCAGAGCTTGCCTCCTGGGGCCATGGCAGATGCGGCTGCTCTCCACCTGGATAAGAACTTGCAGGATGAGTTGACTTGTTGTCTTTGCTTGGACTTCTTCAGGAGCCCAGTGCTGATCCCCAGGTGTTCGCACAGCTTCTGCAGAGAATGCATCTCTCAACACTGCCAGAAGATGACAGGCAAGGCCTCCTGCCCCGAGTGCAGGGGGAAGCTCCACCCCAGGGACTTGGTGGACAACCGGTCCCTTGCCAACATCGTGGAGATCGTCCAGCAGATGAAGAAGGCCCCAAGGATTTGGCCAAGAAAGGCCGGCTATGGCCAGGAAGGGATGGCTCCCACCTTGAGAGAAGGCCAAGGAAGCAATGGATCAGCTGGGCCTCTCTGCCAGCTCAAG GATACAGTGAAACTAAACGAACTCACCCAAGAAATAGAAAAGACCCTTGAAGCAATTGCCAGCTGGAATAAAGATAGTGCTGAAATGATG GATTATGTATCTCTTGTCAAGAGTTCAATAGTAGAAGCCTTCAACTTTGTGAAGACATATATCAACGACCAAGAAAGAATGGTGCTGAATGTTTTTGAGAAAGAATATGTTGCAGCTCAGCAAAAAAGAGACACAATGAATGAACAGCTCACTGTCAGAATTGACCAGCTTCTTGTTTTGCAAAAAGATATGATGgag AATACCTCGTTGGAAGAAAAAGTTACCATTGGTGATCCTATCAAAGTGAATGAAGTTACTGTTTCTGTTCAGAAAATTAATAACATTGCATGCACTGTAGAAGAGTTCAAAAGAAATCTGGAAAAGTTAGTTGTGGGGAATAATAACCCAGCACGGCCAAATG AATATATGCCAGGAACGAGCCAGAGCCAAATGGACATAGCAGAGGATGAGGCAGCCACCACGAGTGGTTCCT CACAGAGCCAAAATTCACTTCCGGGATCTGTCTGCTGTTCTCCTGTAATGCCTACAGACAAACCACTGCCAATTGTTTCAAGTCAGTTTTCTCAAT GGGCAGCTGATGTGGCTTTTGATCTCCAGAGAATCAATACCAGACTAGAACTTTCAGAGGATAGAAGGACGGTGATGGTTTCCCGTTTCCCTCCAAACTACGAACCTTCTGCAAAGAGATTCCGCACCAGCCAGGTGATGGGATCCCCAGGATTTTCAGAAAGGTGCCATTATTGGGAAGTCAGCACCAGAGACGCTACTGGATGGGCCATTGGTCTTGCCCATGAAGAAATTGGGAGCAACGACAAACTGGGGAGAACGGGGCTGTCCTGGTGCATAGAATGGTCCAATAAGCGGCTCTCAGCATGGCATGGGAACCGAGAGACACACATTTGCCAAGAGAAACCTCTGCAGGTTGGAGTTTTCCTTGACATTCCAAGAAGCTGTGCATCCTTTTACTCTCTCACACATGAGGAAACTTGCTTACACACTTTTGAAATCAATGTGGCAAGGACTGTCTACCCTGCTTTTTGGATATTTGGTGTGGATGTAGGTGGATCCTTAACTATAAACAATATCAGACAGTGTTGA